A region of the Poseidonibacter antarcticus genome:
TTAGTTTATTTCTAGTTACCTGTATATAATTGTCTAGGTCTTGCAATTTTATGTTTAGGATCTTGTTTTAATTCAGACCATTGTGCAATCCAACCTGGAGTTCTACCAATAACAAATACTGGAGTAAACATTTCAACTGGAATTTTAAGTGCAGTTAAAATAACACCTGAATAGAAATCAATATTTGGATATAAACCTCTTTCTTTAAAGTATTCATCACTTAAGGCAGCTTTTTCAACAGCAGCAGCAATATCTAATAATTTTGAATCAAGATTTAATTCTTTTCTTAGTTTATCTTGTAAACCTTTTAATGTTTCAGCTCTTGGATCTCTATTTTTATAAACTCTATGTCCAAATCCCATAAGTCTAAATGGATCATTTCTATCTTTTGCTTTTGCAATATATGTAGGTACATTTTTTACATCACCAATTAATTTTAATTGATCCATTACTTTTTCATTTGCACCACCATGAGCAGATCCCCATAAAGCAGCAATACCTGAAGAAATAGCAACATAAGGATGAGCTTCAGTAGAACCTACATTTCTTACAGTTGTAGTAGATGCATTTTGTTCATGATCAGCATGTAAAGTAAAGATTGCATCAAGTGCTTCTACTTCTACTTGTTTAATTTCTTCGTTAGTCCCATCAGGAAGTCTTTTCATAGTTCCACCTGGATAAGCTCTTAACATATATAGGAAGTTTTCAGTAAAATATCTATTTACATCTGGGTATATTAATGGTGTACCAATAGAATTTCTATAGGCCATTGCAGCAATAGTTGGCATTTTTGCAACAATTCTTCTTCTCATTATTTTAAATTGTTTATCATCTTTTAAGTTTAAATGA
Encoded here:
- a CDS encoding citrate synthase gives rise to the protein MAKNTFTLTDNRNGNSYEYNVLDGTRGPSVVDISTFYKDSGMFTYDPGYTSTASCDSKITFIDGENSELRYRGIDIRDLAGKRSFLDVCYLLMRGSLPTEEASKNFDLEIRHRSFLNEGLIRIFDALPDGAHPMATMGAATMALAAFYKDHLNLKDDKQFKIMRRRIVAKMPTIAAMAYRNSIGTPLIYPDVNRYFTENFLYMLRAYPGGTMKRLPDGTNEEIKQVEVEALDAIFTLHADHEQNASTTTVRNVGSTEAHPYVAISSGIAALWGSAHGGANEKVMDQLKLIGDVKNVPTYIAKAKDRNDPFRLMGFGHRVYKNRDPRAETLKGLQDKLRKELNLDSKLLDIAAAVEKAALSDEYFKERGLYPNIDFYSGVILTALKIPVEMFTPVFVIGRTPGWIAQWSELKQDPKHKIARPRQLYTGN